A genomic segment from Neodiprion lecontei isolate iyNeoLeco1 chromosome 1, iyNeoLeco1.1, whole genome shotgun sequence encodes:
- the LOC107222688 gene encoding homeobox protein DLX-2 encodes MLREQDNEITSPAVVCGSSPDPETPEATSERSDSVGAESAEHSVTFGASPTADLMQTEKRVHRPHPSGSTFLITAPCTSLHRDKGSPELRNPHPVVLQVHANNQFLYGTSAVGRNGLVDAATERGRREIRELDANSEDASEMEIRQEADDTDVVERVERVEMDEDYAEDAEEPEDDDEEVEVDVCHSPDRSSPSPVDLTHSSRDPEFHPANIGCSPFANRGTPDSSIHLHALSCLHQGTAGNHNSRYLTYTGASSTTTTPTPSATTTPTSTTTNTVQQHKRGLAFSVENILDPNKFTGGRLLQHLGHRTHRRGSSIHEDGDSRGEFACGSGQEDEGTAENEELEDDEDEDVEMQEASGGESSNPGCKKKSSSSSQNQGGSGGGKPRRARTAFTYEQLVALENKFKTTRYLSVCERLNLALSLSLTETQVKIWFQNRRTKWKKQNPGLDVNSPTVPTTPPHPHPHSSPYAPTFLFATHSHPHHPPPPGYYHHPTPYPPTGPTFFGHHLPSPTPTTLSHSHSHTHPHA; translated from the exons ATGCTTCGTGAGCAGGATAACGAGATAACTAGCCCTGCAGTGGTTTGTGGATCATCTCCGGACCCCGAGACGCCGGAGGCTACTTCCGAGAGGTCGGACTCAGTCGGAGCGGAAAGTGCGGAGCACTCTGTAACCTTCGGCGCTTCCCCTACCGCGGATCTGATGCAGACGGAGAAACGCGTCCACAGGCCGCATCCCTCCGGGTCGACATTCCTGATAACCGCACCCTGTACCTCACTCCACAGGGACAAGGGGTCTCCAGAGCTGAGAAATCCGCATCCCGTTGTCCTCCAAGTCCACGCCAACAACCAATTTCTCTACGGCACGTCGGCCGTCGGTCGAAACGGGCTCGTCGACGCCGCGACGGAGCGCGGCCGACGCGAGATCCGGGAACTGGACGCTAATTCCGAGGACGCGTCGGAGATGGAGATTCGCCAAGAGGCGGATGACACCGACGTCGTGGAACGCGTAGAGCGCGTCGAGATGGACGAGGACTACGCGGAGGACGCTGAGGAGCCcgaggacgacgacgaggaaGTCGAGGTCGACGTCTGCCACTCTCCTGATCGCAGCAGTCCGAGCCCCGTCGATCTTACCCACTCTTCGAGGGACCCGGAATTCCACCCGGCGAACATCGGCTGCAGCCCATTTGCAAACAGAGGCACCCCTGACTCCTCCATTCATCTCCATGCACTGTCGTGCCTGCACCAGGGCACCGCTGGCAACCACAACTCCCGATACCTCACCTACACTGGCGCTTCTTCGACCACGACGACGCCAACGCCTTCCGCCACCACGACCCCGACTAGCACCACAACGAACACTGTACAGCAGCACAAAAGAGGCCTCGCTTTTTCGGTCGAAAATATTCTAGATCCGAACAAATTCACCGGAGGTAGACTTCTACAGCACCTCGGTCACCGAACCCATCGAAGAGGCAGCAGCATCCATGAAG ATGGAGACTCGAGGGGTGAATTTGCCTGCGGTAGCGGTCAGGAGGACGAGGGAACGGCGGAGAACGAGGAGCTCGaagacgacgaggacgaggacgtcGAGATGCAGGAGGCATCCGGCGGCGAGTCGAGTAACCCCGGGTGCAAGAAGAAGTCATCATCCTCGTCGCAGAACCAGGGCGGCTCCGGGGGCGGCAAGCCGCGGAGGGCTAGAACAGCCTTCACCTACGAGCAGCTGGTCGCTCTGGAGAACAAGTTCAAGACCACGAGGTACCTCTCGGTCTGTGAACGGCTGAACCTCGCGTTGTCCCTCTCGCTGACCGAGACGCAGGTCAAAATATGGTTCCAGAACCGGCGCACAAAGTGGAAGAAGCAGAACCCGGGTCTCGACGTTAACAGTCCCACTGTACCCACGACACCGCCGCATCCTCATCCTCACAGCTCACCGTACGCTCCGACTTTTTTATTCGCGACCCACTCTCACCCCCACCATCCCCCGCCCCCGGGCTACTACCACCATCCAACGCCGTATCCACCCACGGGACCAACCTTCTTCGGTCACCATCTTCCATCCCCGACGCCGACTACCTTGTCGCATTCACATTCCCACACGCACCCTCACGCGTAG